In a single window of the Nocardioides sp. L-11A genome:
- a CDS encoding AEC family transporter — MTGVLEGFATIAIVIALGALLADRGIVDAHGQRSLSLASFYLASPALLVTVLEDTDPSRVLSGPLVATAAGVVVSAGIMLAVARVRRLDPGTSVVATLCAAYVNAGNLGIPIAAYALGDAALVVPALLMQLLVLQPLALTVLDVVTSPERPSVLRILSRPVTNPLTIASVAGLLLAATDTTLPQPVHAPLELVAGMAVPAMLIAYGVALRLGPLPGRGVTPRALATVTSLKMVVQPAAAYVVGRFGVGLEGTELFAVTLLSALPTAQNVFVVAMRYERGVLLARDAIFVSTMASAPVAILISALLA; from the coding sequence CCGGGGGATCGTCGACGCCCACGGCCAGCGCAGCCTGTCGCTGGCCTCCTTCTACCTCGCCAGCCCGGCGCTGCTGGTGACGGTGCTCGAGGACACCGACCCGTCGCGGGTGCTGTCCGGGCCGCTGGTCGCGACCGCGGCCGGGGTGGTGGTCAGCGCGGGCATCATGCTCGCGGTCGCTCGGGTGCGTCGCCTCGATCCCGGGACCTCGGTGGTGGCCACCCTGTGCGCGGCGTACGTCAACGCGGGCAACCTCGGCATCCCGATCGCGGCCTATGCCCTGGGCGACGCGGCGCTGGTCGTCCCGGCGCTGCTGATGCAGCTGCTGGTGCTCCAGCCGCTGGCGCTGACCGTGCTCGACGTGGTGACCAGCCCGGAGCGGCCGTCGGTGCTGCGGATCCTGTCCCGGCCGGTGACCAACCCGCTCACGATCGCCTCCGTCGCCGGTCTGCTGCTCGCCGCGACCGACACCACGCTGCCGCAGCCGGTGCACGCCCCGCTGGAGCTGGTGGCGGGGATGGCGGTGCCCGCGATGCTCATCGCGTACGGCGTCGCGCTGCGTCTCGGCCCGTTGCCCGGGCGCGGGGTGACGCCGCGAGCGCTCGCCACCGTGACGTCGCTGAAGATGGTGGTGCAGCCGGCGGCGGCGTACGTCGTCGGGCGGTTCGGGGTCGGGCTGGAGGGGACCGAGCTGTTCGCGGTCACCCTGCTCTCGGCGCTGCCGACGGCGCAGAACGTCTTCGTGGTCGCGATGCGCTACGAGCGCGGCGTGCTGCTCGCCCGCGACGCCATCTTCGTCTCCACCATGGCTTCCGCGCCGGTGGCGATCCTGATCTCGGCGCTCCTCGCCTGA